One genomic region from Reichenbachiella ulvae encodes:
- a CDS encoding sugar MFS transporter — protein sequence MGGGTISSSANVQMNAQTSKSKAFAMLTLLFFMWGFITCLNDILIPYLREVFALNYFQAMLVQFAFFGAYFIGSLVYFIVSTTIGDPITKIGYKNGIIIGLVISSIGCALFVPAAQFLLYGFFLAALFCLGIGLTVLQIAANPYVAILGSPETASSRLNLAQGFNSFGTTIAPVIGGFLIFSFFGGENVLGADAVKIPYLGLSALFLLLALVIKLTDLPVLSSSEEIPGGAGALKYRHLVLGMVGIFMYVGGEVAIGSLLVNFFGLENIVGLSEGEASAYLSFYWGGAMIGRFLGAISMSNLPSNKKLATMLGTAVAVFLLIFGVIYTNTGIDIQTVLPFVGIMILNLLAFMAGKSSASRTLAVFSSVVVLLLLIAISTDGLIAFWAIIGIGLFNSIMWSNIFTLAIDGLGKYTSQGSSLLVMAILGGALIPLMQGALADWVGVQYSFALPIICYLYLFFYGVMGHKKTVNPLEA from the coding sequence ATGGGAGGAGGAACGATTTCTTCATCTGCAAATGTCCAGATGAATGCACAGACTAGTAAGAGTAAGGCTTTCGCGATGTTGACCTTATTGTTTTTTATGTGGGGTTTTATCACATGCCTAAACGATATACTTATACCCTATCTGAGAGAAGTATTTGCGCTCAATTACTTTCAGGCGATGCTGGTTCAGTTTGCTTTTTTTGGCGCTTATTTCATAGGGTCATTGGTTTATTTCATTGTTAGTACCACTATTGGAGATCCTATCACCAAAATTGGTTATAAAAATGGGATTATTATCGGACTCGTTATTTCTTCGATAGGGTGTGCATTGTTTGTACCAGCTGCTCAGTTTTTGTTGTATGGTTTCTTTTTAGCTGCACTTTTCTGCTTAGGTATTGGTTTGACAGTGTTGCAAATTGCCGCAAATCCTTACGTTGCGATTTTAGGGAGTCCCGAAACAGCCTCTAGTAGACTCAACTTGGCTCAAGGATTTAATTCTTTTGGTACCACAATAGCCCCTGTTATTGGAGGCTTTTTGATTTTTAGTTTTTTTGGAGGTGAAAATGTATTGGGCGCAGATGCTGTTAAAATTCCTTATCTAGGTCTTAGTGCATTATTTCTTTTATTGGCTTTGGTTATCAAATTGACAGATCTACCTGTTTTGTCCAGTTCTGAAGAGATTCCGGGTGGCGCTGGTGCATTGAAATATCGTCACTTGGTTTTGGGTATGGTAGGCATTTTTATGTATGTCGGAGGTGAAGTAGCCATAGGTAGTCTTTTGGTCAACTTTTTTGGATTGGAAAATATTGTTGGGCTTAGTGAAGGGGAGGCCAGTGCCTATCTTTCGTTTTATTGGGGAGGGGCTATGATTGGTAGATTCCTCGGGGCAATATCGATGAGCAACCTACCCTCCAACAAGAAATTGGCCACAATGCTGGGTACAGCGGTCGCTGTCTTCTTGCTGATATTTGGTGTTATTTATACAAACACAGGTATTGATATACAAACAGTTCTTCCTTTCGTGGGTATTATGATATTGAATCTGCTGGCTTTTATGGCAGGTAAATCAAGTGCCTCTAGAACCTTAGCTGTTTTTTCTAGTGTCGTAGTGCTTCTGCTATTGATTGCCATCTCCACCGATGGTTTGATTGCTTTTTGGGCAATTATTGGTATTGGTTTGTTCAATTCAATCATGTGGTCCAATATATTCACTTTGGCCATTGATGGCCTGGGTAAGTACACCAGTCAAGGTTCTTCTTTGTTAGTTATGGCTATATTAGGGGGAGCACTAATTCCTTTGATGCAAGGGGCACTGGCTGATTGGGTAGGTGTTCAGTATTCATTCGCATTGCCTATTATCTGTTACTTGTATTTGTTCTTTTATGGCGTGATGGGACACAAAAAGACAGTAAATCCTTTGGAAGCATAA
- a CDS encoding sulfatase-like hydrolase/transferase — protein MRNTKLLLAVLVVGLVQVLLSASVCGQSKKKNLLFIMTDQQQYKALSYAGNDVLKTPNLDRLAKSGAFFKNAYTPSAVCAPARSSILTGHTVENTGMCNNEKAYFHQEEGLMKMPTFDEILTQYGYHCEYYGKWHTQSKHATVYQNPKSQSKNGKSIFEHGGQNHVYIDYINKNYPLVPLDSGQQIDKFTQRAYVPDPLDRLYGLNAEEVTKIKKGLSQPNFHGELKVPAQHSFTAFQAKETMDAIERLKDSTFSITCSFHFPHAPMIPPYPYYDMYPADEMNPPASIDDDMSNSPYRSANGRLGLPEYSDPEKIKYMISNYYGLIAEIDHWVGEIISTLDENGLAENTLIIFTSDHGEMLGAHGLREKNVFYEESSHIPLLISLPGEIEEQTQVDGYVSLIDLFPTILDYLDLPQHPSDGRTLRNLIDGLDTEHGKYVVTEWDYRGDVEPNYMIIMDGWKLMIPYSEESEVLNAMYNLHQDPHETNNLLGNNPDRHQYRDKAEELRAQLLEWLEERGSEHYSGVKSRKLI, from the coding sequence ATGAGGAATACTAAATTACTGTTAGCTGTACTTGTCGTTGGTCTGGTGCAGGTTTTATTGAGTGCTTCAGTTTGCGGTCAGTCAAAGAAAAAGAATTTACTTTTTATTATGACAGATCAGCAGCAATACAAGGCTCTTAGCTATGCTGGTAACGATGTGTTGAAGACCCCAAACCTGGATCGATTGGCAAAGAGTGGTGCGTTTTTCAAAAATGCTTATACTCCGAGTGCAGTTTGTGCTCCTGCTCGTTCGTCCATTCTGACAGGTCATACTGTAGAAAATACCGGTATGTGTAATAATGAGAAGGCTTATTTTCATCAAGAAGAGGGGCTAATGAAAATGCCTACTTTTGATGAAATCCTAACCCAGTATGGATATCACTGCGAATACTATGGTAAATGGCACACTCAGTCTAAACATGCTACTGTTTACCAAAATCCTAAGTCTCAGTCAAAAAATGGTAAGTCGATCTTCGAACATGGAGGTCAAAATCATGTTTATATAGATTACATCAATAAAAATTATCCTTTGGTACCATTGGATTCGGGTCAGCAGATCGACAAGTTTACCCAGAGAGCCTATGTACCGGATCCACTAGATCGTTTGTATGGATTGAATGCGGAGGAAGTAACTAAGATTAAGAAGGGCTTGTCCCAACCCAATTTTCATGGAGAACTCAAAGTACCTGCGCAGCATAGTTTTACAGCATTTCAGGCCAAAGAAACCATGGATGCGATAGAGCGCCTAAAGGATTCTACATTCAGCATTACTTGTTCGTTTCATTTTCCACATGCACCGATGATACCTCCGTATCCTTACTACGATATGTATCCTGCAGATGAAATGAATCCTCCGGCCAGCATTGATGATGACATGTCTAACTCACCGTATCGATCCGCTAATGGCCGACTGGGACTACCAGAGTATAGCGACCCTGAGAAAATCAAATACATGATTTCTAATTATTACGGCCTTATTGCTGAGATCGATCATTGGGTAGGTGAGATTATAAGTACATTGGATGAAAATGGTTTGGCTGAAAATACCTTGATTATTTTTACTAGCGACCATGGAGAGATGTTAGGCGCACATGGCTTGAGAGAAAAGAACGTATTTTATGAAGAATCCTCTCATATTCCACTGCTAATTAGTTTGCCTGGTGAGATAGAAGAACAAACCCAGGTGGATGGATATGTATCGCTGATCGATCTGTTTCCCACTATTCTTGATTATTTGGACCTGCCACAGCACCCTTCGGATGGTCGCACCCTTCGGAATCTTATCGACGGCTTAGATACTGAGCATGGAAAATATGTGGTCACTGAATGGGACTACCGTGGTGATGTAGAGCCAAACTACATGATCATAATGGATGGTTGGAAACTCATGATACCCTACAGTGAGGAGTCTGAGGTATTGAATGCCATGTACAATCTCCATCAAGATCCACATGAAACGAACAATTTGTTAGGGAATAATCCCGATCGACACCAATATAGAGACAAGGCAGAGGAGTTAAGAGCCCAATTGCTCGAATGGTTAGAAGAAAGAGGTTCCGAGCATTATAGTGGTGTTAAAAGTAGAAAATTGATATAA
- a CDS encoding NBR1-Ig-like domain-containing protein — protein MKNKLLLLVLAILVSTSLRATTDKYRLTLRDDPATSIVIGWNQIDGTGATVYYGTTDHGTNYSSYAYSTAASRSAAFAGMDNHFARLTGLIPNTAYYFVIVDSNSTSQRFWFKTAPDVPTERLSFVAGGDSRNNRAPRQNGNRLVSKLKPHAVMFGGDMTNTCSNTEWQEWFDDWQLTISSDGRMYPVVATRGNHETNDDYIYHLFDTPRNNSSVYYALTFGGSLVRAYTLNSEIAVDGLQETWLQNDLVANDAVTWKSVQYHRPIRPHVAGKAEQNDQYASWAQKFYDYNVKLVVECDAHTVKTTWPIRPSTESGSDEGFIRDDVNGTVYVGEGCWGAPTRPNDDDKTWTRNSDVFNQFKWIFVDQEKIEVRTIKLDNATSVGENTNNDPFSIPSNLDIWTPSNGDVVTITQPDVDLSYLDACESLNGWNSSATLSLNYADPQQGIASVQFVGSGDLEFSKVFSPVYNSGANETHAQLEFDYYISDASKMGSNNQVELGSAGGADNNEFNWTLTGIQSGWNHVVLKFSEAGKIGVPDLNAINWFRFYNFKSGSITSKIDGIKIVDPSENYTVAKFEDLDNGALFHFSLMSDNKGDSPLSAGDNKSLTSMQRLDAWVRNSEFVIGAGDHLVNSNGNDPFLSFIQNDPFWNTNFYPNIADGENQAFGTGQGDWGSGWELFNYVDDFWNRPNVQMQPNNVDYYAQFQKSGFNIHLIQLHFSDEPASASDAFREESRQFMEDKLEELAPTKTDKDIIIVIAHSRNGDFVKEANFNPYRKDLLLSTADICISATIHTFERYPQYNTNYPNGAVHYNSGSACHTGSTHGYMEFHVLDNPLRVVIQYVNLEDNATRQLQTGYIDGIGDPTLALVKEIGGPAYDVDWATLELSNGQSNGASFVSQSIPSAMTPGDTVTVSVTMQNDGTSTWTEADLYKLGSQNPQDNNTWGLQRVHLDPSDQIAPGQSKIFTFDVIAPSNPGVYNFQWKMVQDNVEWFGPSSDNVTITVGNGVSVDELDQKLMMGYQGWFFAEGDGSGPNEWRHWFNSTTAPTAAEIGMDMWPDMSEYTQVYNTDMSYADGSTAALFSSHDLSTTRIHFQWMKDYNIHGVYLQRFLGEVQDVRFFNARNNVLQNVMTAASEEGRKFSIMYDVSGVANADVYAQLVQDWEYLVNTYDVANHPTYVQQESKPVVAIWGIGFKDRGLTPATFQSIIDYFHNQGAYVVGGVPSGWRDLSGDSDTNPAWAAVYRSLDMISPWTVGRYSSSNVDNWKTNYIAPDLTECSNSGVDYMPVIWPGFSWLNIHGGTFNQHPRNGGEFYWKQAYNAIDAGANFVYVAMFDEVDEGTAMFKIAETQADLPVGPQLVSLDQDGVSLPSDWYLKLADQTQRMLDGSIPLTSSIPISPNASGNWAAFSSQNVPSSVGLGDTLTISISMTNSGNTTWTLADGYYLGSENPRDNNTWGRTRVQLDGADSIEPGDTKVFTFDVVAPTTSGVYNMQWAMLQDNVEWFGEASDNAIITVGNVSNYIDECEDLTNWTSSQSLSLATNYQQGNAAIEFVGSTEMEFQKLFTTPFNSGADSADAVLRFWYYVSDVTQMQGNSQVELGSGGKADSLEYNWPLPNDLVNGWNLVDLKISDANSIGSVDLNAINWFRLYNFKSTSITTRIDAIQLLDPSTELSYSLQVNDGSGSGVYTSGTVVNLVANAAPSGQEFDQWVIDNGTVSISDVNASTTSLTMQQSAATVSATYRDIKYTLTVSSGSGSGDYIQGEDVTIVADAAPSGFEFDQWVIDSGSPVILDPTAISTNLVMGGEAASISATYRSLNLVNGASFVSQSVPAVMEAGQSMTVTVTMNNSGTKTWIAGSHFLGSQSPQDNVIWGTSRSVLTQNVAPGVDYTFSINITAPTTVGTYDFQWKMLEDMVEWFDAASPKLDIMVYNPNDYLDDCDAITGWQTSGSNSLVLSGTVQQGSGSVKINGLGTDEFKKVFSPVYNSGLPVANAYLEFWYFVSDASRMGSSNQLELGSGAGPDIEEYNWNLTGLQTGWNFISKSLASANVTGGTPDLSAIDWFRIYNVKSGTVTNRVDAIQITYGSSSARRLDDSFTESILDDLPVELSVYPNPSKDYVQIDLGSGHADKVHVIMYNMLGAKVIEKHLDTDNHSKWRLDLSRLNYGLHIMEIHIDGETQVKRIMKQ, from the coding sequence ATGAAAAACAAATTACTATTACTGGTCTTGGCGATTTTGGTATCAACCTCGCTACGGGCCACTACGGACAAGTATCGTTTGACCTTGCGAGATGATCCAGCTACGTCTATTGTGATAGGCTGGAATCAAATCGACGGCACAGGGGCGACGGTATATTATGGCACTACCGACCATGGTACCAATTACAGCAGCTACGCCTACTCTACTGCTGCAAGTAGAAGCGCAGCTTTCGCTGGCATGGACAATCATTTTGCTAGATTGACTGGACTAATACCCAATACCGCTTATTATTTTGTTATAGTGGATTCTAATAGTACAAGTCAGCGCTTTTGGTTCAAGACTGCACCGGATGTACCTACTGAGAGACTGTCTTTTGTGGCAGGTGGAGATTCGAGAAATAATCGTGCCCCAAGGCAGAATGGAAATCGTTTGGTCAGCAAACTAAAACCTCATGCAGTTATGTTTGGAGGAGATATGACTAATACCTGCTCTAATACTGAGTGGCAGGAGTGGTTTGACGATTGGCAATTGACCATCAGTAGTGATGGCCGAATGTATCCCGTGGTAGCCACAAGAGGAAATCATGAGACCAATGATGACTATATTTATCATCTTTTCGATACACCTCGCAACAATTCTAGCGTCTATTATGCATTGACCTTTGGAGGGTCATTAGTGAGGGCTTATACCTTGAATTCGGAAATTGCAGTGGATGGATTACAAGAGACATGGTTGCAGAATGACTTGGTCGCAAATGATGCTGTGACCTGGAAATCGGTTCAATATCATAGGCCAATCCGACCGCATGTTGCCGGCAAAGCTGAGCAAAATGATCAATATGCCAGTTGGGCACAGAAATTTTATGACTACAATGTAAAGCTAGTAGTAGAGTGTGATGCGCACACGGTTAAAACTACCTGGCCGATTCGCCCTTCCACTGAAAGTGGTAGCGATGAAGGCTTCATTAGAGATGATGTCAACGGTACGGTTTATGTCGGTGAGGGCTGCTGGGGAGCTCCTACCAGGCCAAACGATGATGATAAAACCTGGACTAGAAATTCTGACGTGTTTAATCAGTTCAAGTGGATATTTGTTGACCAGGAGAAGATCGAGGTAAGAACCATCAAGTTGGATAACGCTACTTCTGTTGGTGAAAACACAAATAATGACCCTTTCAGTATTCCTTCCAATTTGGATATTTGGACCCCCAGCAATGGAGATGTAGTGACCATCACTCAACCTGATGTGGATTTGAGTTATTTGGATGCATGTGAATCCTTGAATGGTTGGAATTCTAGTGCTACACTGAGTTTGAACTACGCAGATCCACAGCAAGGCATTGCAAGTGTTCAATTTGTTGGTTCGGGCGACTTGGAATTCAGTAAAGTGTTCTCGCCAGTTTATAATTCGGGAGCTAACGAGACACATGCTCAATTGGAGTTTGACTATTACATTTCGGATGCTTCTAAAATGGGGTCAAATAATCAGGTGGAGTTGGGTAGCGCTGGAGGTGCAGACAACAACGAGTTCAACTGGACACTAACTGGAATTCAGTCAGGGTGGAATCATGTGGTCTTGAAATTCAGTGAGGCAGGAAAGATCGGAGTACCAGATCTAAATGCGATTAATTGGTTTAGGTTTTACAATTTCAAATCAGGCAGTATCACTTCCAAGATTGATGGGATTAAAATCGTAGATCCGTCTGAAAATTACACTGTAGCCAAATTTGAGGACTTGGATAATGGAGCCTTGTTTCATTTTTCATTGATGAGTGATAACAAGGGAGACAGTCCTTTGAGCGCTGGTGATAATAAATCCCTGACCAGTATGCAAAGGTTGGATGCCTGGGTCAGAAACTCGGAATTTGTAATAGGAGCAGGAGACCATCTGGTTAACTCAAATGGAAATGATCCTTTTTTGAGTTTCATTCAAAACGATCCTTTTTGGAATACGAATTTTTATCCCAATATCGCGGATGGTGAAAATCAAGCTTTCGGAACTGGTCAGGGTGATTGGGGATCTGGATGGGAATTGTTCAATTATGTCGATGACTTTTGGAATCGACCTAATGTCCAGATGCAACCTAACAATGTGGACTATTATGCCCAATTTCAAAAGAGCGGATTCAATATTCATTTGATTCAGCTGCACTTCTCTGATGAACCCGCTAGTGCAAGTGATGCATTTCGAGAAGAAAGTCGTCAGTTTATGGAGGACAAGCTGGAGGAGTTGGCACCTACTAAAACAGATAAGGACATCATCATCGTGATTGCTCATTCGCGCAATGGAGATTTTGTCAAAGAGGCCAATTTCAATCCTTATCGCAAGGACTTACTGTTGTCAACTGCTGATATTTGTATATCAGCTACTATTCATACTTTTGAGCGATACCCACAGTACAATACTAACTATCCTAATGGTGCGGTGCATTACAACTCAGGTTCTGCCTGTCATACAGGTTCTACACATGGGTATATGGAGTTTCATGTTTTGGACAACCCATTGCGTGTGGTCATTCAGTATGTTAACCTGGAGGATAATGCCACCAGACAGTTGCAGACAGGATACATAGATGGTATAGGAGATCCTACTCTTGCTCTGGTTAAAGAAATAGGTGGACCCGCTTATGATGTGGATTGGGCAACCTTAGAGTTATCAAATGGACAGTCTAATGGTGCAAGCTTCGTGTCACAATCTATACCCAGTGCTATGACTCCTGGTGATACAGTGACAGTAAGTGTCACGATGCAGAATGATGGAACCAGTACTTGGACTGAGGCAGACTTGTATAAATTGGGTAGTCAAAACCCACAGGATAATAATACCTGGGGGTTACAGAGAGTACATCTGGATCCATCCGATCAAATTGCTCCTGGACAATCCAAAATTTTTACATTCGATGTAATAGCTCCGAGCAATCCAGGAGTGTACAATTTTCAATGGAAAATGGTTCAGGATAACGTTGAATGGTTCGGACCTTCGTCAGATAACGTCACCATCACTGTAGGCAATGGAGTTTCGGTTGACGAACTAGATCAGAAACTGATGATGGGATACCAAGGTTGGTTCTTTGCCGAGGGAGATGGTTCTGGACCAAATGAATGGCGACACTGGTTCAATAGTACAACAGCGCCTACCGCAGCGGAAATAGGCATGGATATGTGGCCTGATATGTCAGAATACACGCAAGTCTATAATACCGACATGAGCTATGCCGATGGATCTACGGCAGCACTTTTTTCTTCACATGATCTTAGTACAACTCGAATCCATTTTCAGTGGATGAAAGATTACAATATACATGGGGTCTATCTTCAAAGATTTTTAGGAGAGGTGCAGGATGTCAGGTTCTTTAATGCGCGAAACAACGTACTGCAAAATGTGATGACGGCTGCAAGCGAAGAAGGAAGGAAGTTCTCGATCATGTATGATGTGTCCGGTGTGGCTAATGCAGATGTATATGCGCAACTGGTTCAAGACTGGGAATACTTAGTTAACACTTATGATGTGGCGAACCACCCTACATATGTGCAACAGGAGAGTAAACCAGTAGTGGCTATCTGGGGGATTGGATTTAAGGATAGAGGGTTAACCCCTGCTACTTTCCAGTCTATAATAGACTATTTCCATAATCAAGGAGCCTATGTTGTGGGAGGTGTACCTAGTGGATGGAGAGATTTGTCTGGAGATTCGGACACAAATCCTGCCTGGGCTGCAGTTTATAGGTCATTGGATATGATTTCTCCTTGGACCGTGGGTAGATATTCTAGCAGCAATGTGGACAATTGGAAGACTAATTATATTGCTCCAGACCTTACTGAGTGTTCTAATAGCGGAGTTGATTATATGCCGGTGATTTGGCCAGGTTTCTCATGGCTGAATATTCATGGCGGTACATTTAATCAACATCCTCGAAATGGCGGAGAGTTCTATTGGAAACAAGCCTACAATGCCATAGATGCCGGTGCGAATTTTGTATATGTTGCGATGTTCGATGAGGTCGATGAAGGAACGGCCATGTTTAAAATAGCAGAGACACAAGCAGATCTTCCAGTGGGGCCTCAGTTAGTGAGTTTGGATCAGGATGGAGTAAGCTTGCCAAGCGATTGGTATTTGAAATTGGCTGATCAAACGCAACGCATGTTAGATGGCTCTATTCCCTTGACTAGTTCCATTCCTATATCGCCAAATGCCAGCGGTAACTGGGCTGCTTTTTCGTCCCAAAATGTACCAAGCTCAGTTGGTTTAGGGGACACTTTGACTATTTCGATCAGCATGACTAATTCTGGTAATACCACTTGGACTCTGGCGGATGGTTACTATCTGGGAAGTGAAAACCCAAGGGATAATAATACCTGGGGAAGAACGAGAGTACAACTGGATGGTGCAGATAGTATTGAGCCAGGCGATACCAAGGTGTTTACCTTCGATGTGGTAGCTCCAACAACGTCGGGTGTATATAATATGCAATGGGCCATGCTACAAGACAATGTAGAGTGGTTTGGAGAAGCAAGTGATAATGCCATTATAACTGTTGGCAATGTTAGCAACTATATTGACGAGTGTGAAGATTTGACTAATTGGACTTCTTCACAGTCATTGTCTCTGGCAACTAATTATCAACAAGGAAATGCCGCCATAGAATTTGTCGGCAGCACAGAGATGGAGTTTCAAAAACTGTTCACGACACCTTTCAACTCAGGAGCAGATTCTGCAGATGCCGTTTTGAGATTTTGGTACTATGTTTCGGATGTGACTCAGATGCAGGGCAATAGTCAAGTGGAACTAGGAAGCGGAGGCAAAGCAGATAGTTTGGAATACAACTGGCCTTTGCCAAATGATCTGGTGAATGGTTGGAATTTGGTAGACTTGAAGATCTCTGATGCGAATAGTATTGGTTCAGTTGATCTGAATGCAATCAATTGGTTTAGATTATACAATTTCAAATCTACTAGTATCACTACCAGAATTGACGCAATTCAGTTATTGGATCCTTCGACAGAGCTGAGCTATAGTCTTCAAGTCAACGATGGAAGTGGTTCAGGTGTGTACACTAGTGGAACAGTTGTGAATCTTGTAGCTAATGCTGCTCCTAGTGGTCAGGAGTTTGATCAGTGGGTGATAGATAATGGGACGGTCAGCATTTCGGATGTCAATGCATCTACCACATCTCTGACCATGCAACAAAGTGCCGCTACAGTATCTGCGACTTATCGAGACATCAAGTATACCTTGACTGTCAGTAGTGGAAGTGGAAGTGGGGATTATATACAAGGAGAGGACGTGACCATAGTTGCTGATGCTGCTCCTTCGGGCTTCGAATTTGATCAATGGGTGATTGATTCAGGCTCTCCTGTGATTCTTGACCCTACAGCTATCAGTACCAATCTCGTCATGGGAGGAGAGGCTGCTAGTATCTCTGCAACTTATCGATCCCTCAATTTAGTGAATGGGGCGAGCTTTGTGTCTCAATCAGTACCAGCAGTGATGGAAGCAGGGCAGAGTATGACAGTGACGGTAACCATGAACAACAGTGGAACAAAGACCTGGATAGCAGGGAGCCATTTTCTGGGTAGTCAAAGCCCTCAAGACAATGTGATATGGGGTACGAGCCGTTCGGTATTGACACAGAATGTGGCGCCAGGAGTGGATTATACTTTTTCTATTAACATCACTGCGCCTACAACTGTCGGCACTTACGATTTTCAATGGAAAATGCTTGAAGATATGGTAGAATGGTTCGATGCAGCCAGTCCGAAATTGGACATCATGGTTTATAATCCTAATGACTATCTGGATGACTGTGATGCGATTACGGGATGGCAGACTTCTGGATCTAATAGTTTGGTTTTGAGTGGCACAGTCCAACAGGGTAGCGGTAGTGTCAAGATCAACGGATTAGGAACGGATGAGTTCAAGAAGGTTTTCTCACCAGTATACAATTCGGGCTTACCTGTAGCGAATGCTTATTTAGAGTTTTGGTACTTTGTCTCTGATGCTAGCAGAATGGGCAGTTCTAATCAGCTAGAACTTGGTAGCGGTGCAGGTCCGGATATTGAAGAATACAACTGGAACTTAACTGGACTACAGACGGGTTGGAATTTCATCAGCAAGAGTCTGGCCAGTGCTAATGTAACCGGTGGTACGCCAGATCTGTCTGCTATAGACTGGTTCAGGATCTATAACGTCAAGTCTGGAACAGTGACCAATCGAGTAGACGCCATCCAGATCACATATGGCAGCTCGTCGGCACGTAGGTTAGACGATTCATTCACTGAATCGATACTTGATGATCTTCCTGTGGAGTTGAGTGTATACCCTAATCCGTCTAAAGATTACGTCCAAATTGATCTTGGTTCTGGTCATGCAGACAAGGTGCATGTAATCATGTACAATATGCTGGGAGCCAAGGTGATTGAAAAACATCTGGATACTGATAACCATTCCAAATGGAGATTGGATCTTTCCAGATTGAACTATGGACTTCATATTATGGAAATCCATATCGATGGAGAGACACAGGTAAAACGAATAATGAAGCAATAA
- a CDS encoding sugar porter family MFS transporter has translation MKVNYQGLWSFSAALAGLLFGFDTVVISGANLPIQMLWETSPWFHGFFIMSMALWGTVFGALFGGWPCQKYGRKNTLIWIGVLYTLSALGSAFAPDPYSFSFFRFIGGLGVGASTVACPMYVAEISTSANRGRLVALYQFNIVLGILLAYLSNFLLDGFDGVNDWRWMLGVEAIPALIYTFLVIPLPKSPRWLMVVKKDIKSAREVLLRFGDPNVEQTLSEMTLSDNVDNGTWKSVLTEYKKPMGLAFLIAFFNQFSGINFVLYFAPQIFEIAGLATSDSLSGSIYIGLVNLVFTVLGVYLIDRLGRRTLIVIGSIGYILSLGGIAISFYSQLSSVSLLLFIMMFIASHAVGQGAVIWVYIAEIFPNQLRSLGQSWGTGVHWVLAALITLVSPAVINAFSDMTWGIFSGFAIMMCFQLLFALFWMPETKSKSLEQIMEMMRVKS, from the coding sequence ATGAAGGTCAATTATCAAGGTTTATGGTCCTTTTCAGCTGCGCTGGCCGGATTGTTATTTGGTTTCGATACTGTTGTGATTTCTGGAGCCAATCTGCCAATTCAGATGTTGTGGGAGACGAGCCCTTGGTTTCATGGTTTTTTTATAATGTCTATGGCCCTGTGGGGAACAGTCTTCGGGGCATTGTTCGGGGGATGGCCGTGTCAAAAATATGGTCGAAAAAATACACTGATATGGATCGGGGTTTTATATACCTTATCTGCTTTAGGTTCTGCTTTTGCCCCTGATCCGTACAGTTTTTCTTTTTTTAGATTTATTGGAGGTTTAGGAGTAGGAGCCTCTACTGTTGCATGTCCAATGTATGTGGCAGAGATTTCTACTTCAGCCAATAGAGGGAGACTAGTTGCGTTATATCAATTCAATATTGTTTTGGGCATCCTATTGGCTTATTTATCCAATTTTCTTTTAGACGGATTTGATGGTGTCAACGACTGGCGATGGATGCTAGGTGTAGAGGCCATTCCAGCACTGATATACACCTTTTTGGTAATCCCATTACCTAAAAGTCCGCGATGGCTCATGGTAGTGAAAAAGGACATAAAGTCTGCCAGAGAGGTGCTGCTACGATTTGGAGATCCTAATGTGGAGCAGACCTTGTCCGAAATGACTTTAAGTGACAATGTGGATAATGGAACCTGGAAATCGGTTCTGACTGAATATAAAAAACCAATGGGACTCGCATTCTTAATAGCTTTTTTTAATCAATTTTCAGGCATAAATTTCGTCCTATATTTTGCTCCTCAGATATTTGAAATTGCGGGTTTGGCTACATCAGATTCCTTATCAGGATCTATTTATATTGGGCTGGTCAATTTAGTTTTTACAGTTTTAGGAGTTTACCTCATTGACCGTTTGGGAAGGCGAACTTTGATTGTCATAGGATCTATAGGTTATATTTTGAGCTTAGGTGGCATTGCTATTTCTTTTTATTCGCAGCTCAGTTCAGTTTCATTATTGCTATTTATCATGATGTTCATTGCCTCACATGCAGTGGGGCAAGGAGCTGTGATATGGGTTTATATTGCAGAGATATTTCCCAATCAGCTTCGATCACTTGGGCAATCTTGGGGGACCGGAGTACATTGGGTATTAGCTGCACTTATTACATTGGTGTCTCCTGCGGTCATAAATGCATTTTCAGACATGACCTGGGGTATTTTCAGTGGATTTGCAATTATGATGTGTTTCCAGCTATTATTTGCTCTTTTTTGGATGCCAGAGACCAAATCCAAGTCCCTTGAACAAATCATGGAAATGATGCGAGTCAAGAGTTAA